A single Lactuca sativa cultivar Salinas chromosome 8, Lsat_Salinas_v11, whole genome shotgun sequence DNA region contains:
- the LOC111896856 gene encoding protein CHLOROPLAST IMPORT APPARATUS 2 isoform X1 yields MSSCLGSRACGFDIDQMIKWPRTSTTSSKTISNSSSPSSTLSESSNSPIAISTRKPRAPRKRPNQTYNEAAALLFMACPNIFNTKHLTKRTNNLPTFSKQHCDLFNELPELILPYTAIENSGILLRQRNTEKPCLLVEPKFQSTGELEIESNCVSVELSDECLDDFDTQSLLDEEIEQGIDSIMGDSNSVLVNDESNDIVSTDANTSHGYPMGLGFGARNGVKALRNGDEGNWWRIPMVDMVDITPAPPVKCEKAPVGKKKKKKKVEELMKSENGDFGSRKQRLLLKLDYDAVLNAWSDRGSPVPEEISQSASLRDDVHARGAHIDLFSENGRWRESSATRSTDKNHIKKIRYQLKNLTTDRRPRCKGRFVTKPGSLTCDEET; encoded by the exons ATGTCATCGTGTTTAGGTTCAAGAGCTTGTGGGTTTGATATTGATCAAATGATCAAATGGCCACGTACTAGTACTACTTCCAGTAAAACAATTTCGAATTCTTCGTCCCCATCTTCAACCTTATCGGAATCAAGCAATTCTCCGATTGCAATTTCCACTCGAAAGCCACGAGCACCTCGAAAACGACCAAATCAAACTTACAATGAAGCAGCTGCTCTGCTGTTCATGGCatgtcccaatattttcaacacCAAACACCTCACAAAACGAACCAATAACTTACCCACGTTCTCCAAACAACATTGTGACCTCTTCAACGAGCTACCTGAATTAATCTTGCCATATACGGCGATTGAAAACTCCGGGATCCTACTCCGGCAACGAAATACTGAGAAGCCCTGTTTGCTCGTCGAGCCCAAGTTTCAGAGTACAGGGGAACTCGAAATCGAATCGAATTGTGTTTCTGTGGAATTGAGCGATGAatgtcttgatgattttgatacTCAGTCTCTTCTTGATGAGGAAATAGAACAGGGGATTGATAGTATCATGGGGGATTCGAATTCAGTTCTAGTAAACGATGAATCAAATGATATTGTTTCAACTGATGCCAACACTAGCCATGGCTACCCAATGGGACTGGGATTCGGGGCTAGAAACGGAGTGAAGGCGTTGAGAAACGGCGATGAAGGAAACTGGTGGAGGATTCCAATGGTGGACATGGTGGATATTACACCGGCGCCACCAGTGAAATGTGAAAAAGCTCCAGTcggaaagaagaagaaaaagaagaaagtggAGGAATTGATGAAGTCGGAAAATGGGGATTTCGGTTCCAGAAAGCAGCGGTTGCTGCTGAAATTGGATTACGATGCGGTTTTGAATGCTTGGTCGGACAGAGGGTCGCCGGTGCCGGAGGAAATTTCGCAGTCGGCGTCGCTGAGAGACGATGTACAT GCAAGAGGGGCTCACATTGATTTATTCTCAGAAAACGGTAGGTGGAGGGAATCCAGTGCAACGCGTTCCACGGACAAAAATCATATCAAGAAGATTAGGTACCAGCTCAAAAATCTCACCACTGATAGACGGCCCAGATGCAAG GGACGATTTGTGACAAAGCCAGGTTCTCTTACTTGCGACGAGGAAACATAA
- the LOC111896856 gene encoding protein CHLOROPLAST IMPORT APPARATUS 2 isoform X2, with protein MSSCLGSRACGFDIDQMIKWPRTSTTSSKTISNSSSPSSTLSESSNSPIAISTRKPRAPRKRPNQTYNEAAALLFMACPNIFNTKHLTKRTNNLPTFSKQHCDLFNELPELILPYTAIENSGILLRQRNTEKPCLLVEPKFQSTGELEIESNCVSVELSDECLDDFDTQSLLDEEIEQGIDSIMGDSNSVLVNDESNDIVSTDANTSHGYPMGLGFGARNGVKALRNGDEGNWWRIPMVDMVDITPAPPVKCEKAPVGKKKKKKKVEELMKSENGDFGSRKQRLLLKLDYDAVLNAWSDRGSPVPEEISQSASLRDDVHARGAHIDLFSENGRWRESSATRSTDKNHIKKIRDDL; from the exons ATGTCATCGTGTTTAGGTTCAAGAGCTTGTGGGTTTGATATTGATCAAATGATCAAATGGCCACGTACTAGTACTACTTCCAGTAAAACAATTTCGAATTCTTCGTCCCCATCTTCAACCTTATCGGAATCAAGCAATTCTCCGATTGCAATTTCCACTCGAAAGCCACGAGCACCTCGAAAACGACCAAATCAAACTTACAATGAAGCAGCTGCTCTGCTGTTCATGGCatgtcccaatattttcaacacCAAACACCTCACAAAACGAACCAATAACTTACCCACGTTCTCCAAACAACATTGTGACCTCTTCAACGAGCTACCTGAATTAATCTTGCCATATACGGCGATTGAAAACTCCGGGATCCTACTCCGGCAACGAAATACTGAGAAGCCCTGTTTGCTCGTCGAGCCCAAGTTTCAGAGTACAGGGGAACTCGAAATCGAATCGAATTGTGTTTCTGTGGAATTGAGCGATGAatgtcttgatgattttgatacTCAGTCTCTTCTTGATGAGGAAATAGAACAGGGGATTGATAGTATCATGGGGGATTCGAATTCAGTTCTAGTAAACGATGAATCAAATGATATTGTTTCAACTGATGCCAACACTAGCCATGGCTACCCAATGGGACTGGGATTCGGGGCTAGAAACGGAGTGAAGGCGTTGAGAAACGGCGATGAAGGAAACTGGTGGAGGATTCCAATGGTGGACATGGTGGATATTACACCGGCGCCACCAGTGAAATGTGAAAAAGCTCCAGTcggaaagaagaagaaaaagaagaaagtggAGGAATTGATGAAGTCGGAAAATGGGGATTTCGGTTCCAGAAAGCAGCGGTTGCTGCTGAAATTGGATTACGATGCGGTTTTGAATGCTTGGTCGGACAGAGGGTCGCCGGTGCCGGAGGAAATTTCGCAGTCGGCGTCGCTGAGAGACGATGTACAT GCAAGAGGGGCTCACATTGATTTATTCTCAGAAAACGGTAGGTGGAGGGAATCCAGTGCAACGCGTTCCACGGACAAAAATCATATCAAGAAGATTAG GGACGATTTGTGA